AGATCGAAGTAAATAATTGGTCGTGGCAAGGAGTTACGATGAATTCTTCAATTGGAGTCTGCGCACTCGACGTAGCTTCTGCTTTGATTATAGTCACTATTTATTTACCGTTTTACGTCACCTTCTTGATAAGCGAAACTAACCTATGCGCGAACGCCTCTTGTTTGGTCTCACGGGAACAGCAATCCCATCAGATCTTCCATCGTGCGCGTGGCAAGGAACCGATTAGCGATCGGTACGACCAGAGCGTTCAGCAGGTTGGTCATACCGTCCGGGAAGTTGCGCAGCACCGACGGGACAATGTCCTGGATGACAGCGTTGAGCAGGTTGGACAGAtcgccaccgagcagcagacCCTGAATGTTGCTCTCTAGTCCGTCCATTTGCAGGGTGATTGAGAAGTCGGCCAACTTCAGGAACCCTTGGCCGTTGTCGGTGATCGTCGCAAAGCCGGTGGCCAAGACACCTCGCGGACGCACCTGGAAATTGCCGATGCCGAAGATGGGGATCAGTCCCCAAAGGTTCCCACTGGCGTCATAGAAACCGTGCGCGGTCAGTTC
Above is a window of Anopheles cruzii unplaced genomic scaffold, idAnoCruzAS_RS32_06 scaffold01551_ctg1, whole genome shotgun sequence DNA encoding:
- the LOC128276549 gene encoding uncharacterized protein LOC128276549, which codes for MRTGLIVVALMALTATGVNEVAGQNIILDAIMRRILENIRDLLRTGNPETGFPVMAPYNNPNLFINASFGGLLDFDASFTPMNIVGLDTFEGRLQVELTTLRFPFEFRFTELTAHGFYDASGNLWGLIPIFGIGNFQVRPRGVLATGFATITDNGQGFLKLADFSITLQMDGLESNIQGLLLGGDLSNLLNAVIQDIVPSVLRNFPDGMTNLLNALVVPIANRFLATRTMEDLMGLLFP